A single window of Zea mays cultivar B73 chromosome 10, Zm-B73-REFERENCE-NAM-5.0, whole genome shotgun sequence DNA harbors:
- the LOC103641585 gene encoding serine/threonine-protein kinase ATG1c-like, with amino-acid sequence MANQPGAYIISLLKNILRTHEIRLPSDCELSHDCIDLCRKLLWLNSVERLTVEEFVHHPFLSEDAPERTLSRTLSEIRDGFPINNISPTRPSSQSSQEDCMPFPLDDESSGQDEGPIPDSKSPMKSYGFPTGKRLDKTSCQSPSKHTSLFSRYVLGNNHAPSSQHHGHIDKMTKESKIHEVQGPKGVYPEGMEVISSAIPHFYYEQSLLKLLFHYFVNVDFPIIDSLEFVDQEYVFVSGPHPEGSSSSTNASQQLNLPAKYDNLSVSPPKLTFLSAPKPINGLPINRQQSAGTGSFDSHYSPASVTSQGSADISDAMDQPPTDYLTRIRLLEQYASAIAGLVRDEVACSKQPLRICGGKACLGLSFV; translated from the exons ATGGCGAACCAGCCCGGGGCCTACATCATCTCT TTGCTTAAAAATATACTCAGGACGCATGAAATACGATTACCATCTGATTGTGAATTGAGCCATGACTGCATCGACTTGTGCAGAAAGTTGCTGTGGCTCAATTCAG TGGAGCGGCTTACAGTTGAAGAATTTGTGCACCACCCATTTCTTTCTGAAGATGCTCCAGAGAGGACCTTGAG CCGGACATTATCTGAAATAAGAGATGGCTTTCCAATAAATAATATCAGTCCAACAAGGCCTTCAAGCCAAAGTTCACAAGAAGATTGTATGCCTTTTCCTTTGGATGATGAGTCAAGTGGACAGGATGAGGGTCCAATTCCTGACAGTAAGAGTCCGATGAAATCTTATGGGTTTCCCACAGGTAAAAGATTGGATAAAACTTCATGCCAGAGTCCATCAAAACATACCAGTCTGTTCTCCAGGTATGTCTTGGGAAATAATCATGCACCTAGTAGCCAACACCATGGCCATATTGATAAAATGACCAAGGAAAGCAAGATTCATGAAGTGCAAGGTCCAAAAGGTGTTTATCCAGAAGGTATGGAAGTCATTAGTAGTGCAATTCCTCATTTTTATTATGAACAATCCTTACTGAAATTATTATTTCATTACTTTGTAAATGTAGATTTCCCTATCATTGATTCATTAGAGTTTGTAGATCAGGAATATGTATTTGTGTCTGGACCACACCCAGAGGGATCATCGTCTTCAACAAATGCCTCTCAACAGCTTAACTTACCGGCAAAATATGATAATTTGTCTGTTTCACCACCGAAGTTAACTTTCTTGAGTGCACCAAAGCCGATAAACGGTTTGCCGATTAATAGACAACAATCTGCTGGGACTGGTAGCTTCGACAGCCACTATTCTCCTGCATCTGTCACTTCACAGGGATCTGCGGATATAAGTGATGCCATGGATCAGCCCCCAACTGATTATCTGACGAGGATTAGATTGTTGGAGCAATATGCATCAGCCATAGCAGGGTTGGTCAGGGATGAG GTCGCGTGTTCGAAGCAGCCTCTCCGCATCTGCGGGGGGAaggcttgcctcggtttatccTTTGTCTAG